A window of Selenomonas ruminantium subsp. lactilytica TAM6421 contains these coding sequences:
- a CDS encoding DASS family sodium-coupled anion symporter: MSDSKGGLSPLIRGLMCVAIGAIIWFIPAPAGVTAQAWGLLAIFIATIAGFILQPMPIGAIALIALTLLPILGIMKTGEALAGFSNTMIWLIVSAFMFAEGFIKTGLGKRISYMLLSKFGSSTLRVAYVMSAADFVIAPFTPSNTARGGGIIFPIVRSITAAVGSDADKKTNVRTGAFLMFSAYAAVITSACIFLTGASNNVLCNTLAQQIFGTSIGWGEWFMACIIPGLILTIATPYILYKLINPELKNTPETMELAKRELSEMGPMSTKEIMLSFIFVIALILWATGSYHGIDSAFVALMGLSAMLLTRILDWSDVAHQHAAWDVLVWMGVLVNMAAFLSKFGLMKWFADVMAAQFAGMEWLTMLVVLSIIYTLAHYLLASNSAHIMALFAAFATILVAAGAPVLGVLILFGALCNSASFLTHYGCGVTPIFFGAGFMGQGEWWKIGFIITVLHIVVWMGVGLPIMKIIGML, translated from the coding sequence ATGTCTGATTCTAAAGGCGGGTTGAGTCCGCTGATTCGTGGCCTGATGTGTGTGGCCATCGGAGCTATCATCTGGTTCATTCCGGCACCTGCCGGAGTTACGGCTCAGGCCTGGGGCCTGCTGGCTATCTTCATTGCCACGATCGCCGGTTTCATTCTCCAGCCGATGCCTATCGGTGCCATTGCCCTGATTGCGCTGACGCTGCTGCCGATTCTTGGGATAATGAAAACCGGTGAGGCCTTGGCAGGTTTTTCCAATACCATGATCTGGCTGATCGTATCGGCCTTCATGTTCGCGGAAGGCTTTATCAAGACTGGCCTGGGCAAGCGTATTTCCTATATGCTGCTGTCCAAGTTCGGCAGCAGCACCTTGCGGGTTGCTTATGTCATGAGCGCTGCCGACTTTGTCATCGCCCCGTTTACGCCGTCCAATACGGCCCGTGGCGGTGGTATCATCTTCCCGATTGTCCGCAGTATCACGGCGGCGGTTGGTTCTGATGCCGATAAGAAAACCAATGTGCGCACGGGTGCCTTCCTGATGTTCAGCGCCTATGCCGCAGTCATCACCTCTGCTTGTATCTTCCTGACGGGCGCTTCCAACAACGTGCTCTGCAACACGCTGGCCCAGCAGATCTTCGGCACCTCCATTGGCTGGGGTGAATGGTTTATGGCCTGCATCATCCCCGGTCTGATCCTGACCATAGCTACGCCGTATATCCTCTATAAACTCATCAATCCGGAACTCAAGAACACACCGGAAACCATGGAACTGGCTAAACGGGAACTTTCGGAAATGGGCCCCATGAGCACGAAAGAAATCATGTTGAGCTTCATCTTCGTGATTGCCTTGATTCTCTGGGCTACAGGTTCCTACCATGGCATTGACTCTGCCTTTGTGGCCTTGATGGGCCTTTCGGCAATGCTTCTGACGAGAATCCTCGACTGGTCTGATGTGGCACATCAGCATGCCGCCTGGGATGTATTGGTCTGGATGGGCGTGCTGGTCAATATGGCGGCCTTCCTGTCCAAGTTCGGCCTGATGAAATGGTTCGCTGATGTGATGGCCGCACAGTTTGCGGGCATGGAATGGCTGACCATGCTGGTGGTGCTGAGCATCATCTATACGCTGGCCCATTATCTGCTGGCCAGCAACTCGGCCCATATCATGGCCCTGTTCGCGGCTTTTGCCACGATCCTCGTGGCTGCCGGTGCTCCGGTATTGGGCGTGCTGATCCTGTTCGGCGCACTCTGCAACAGTGCTTCCTTCCTGACGCATTATGGCTGCGGCGTAACCCCGATTTTCTTCGGTGCCGGCTTTATGGGGCAGGGCGAATGGTGGAAGATCGGGTTCATCATCACCGTGCTGCATATCGTGGTTTGGATGGGCGTTGGCCTGCCGATCATGAAGATCATTGGAATGCTGTAA